One stretch of Croceibacterium atlanticum DNA includes these proteins:
- a CDS encoding relaxase/mobilization nuclease domain-containing protein produces MTDDSDFRVRPGRIRTRRGQRARPAIAQALAAAQRAGGLGAGRARSSGVGFSTFGRGRAASIRAAHRLGGRARNVVIKARVVRHGGRSSLGAHLDYLQRDGVTRDGERGMLFGTEGDEFDRSEFAARCEDDRHHFRFIVSPKDAGQMRDLKTFTRELMTQMERDLGTRLDWRGVEHWNTDNPHVHVIVRGVGEDGRDLVISRDYIREGMRAQAREIVTQELGLRTDLEIRQSLERQVDAERWTDIDHRLARERDRNGIIDTAPERGARPGPDHALRIGRLRKLEGLGLASEVAPGQWTMRGDAETALRELQARGDIIKRMHRAMTERGIDRGVGSYVLEPEPGQPLMGRLVERGLHDELTGRAYAIVDGIDGRTHHIQLPDIAATGDCRPGAVVELRHFEDRKGRQRMALAVRSDFDLNAQVRAPGATWLDRRNLSGDGRDLGGGFGAEVRVAMEARAEHLADEGLARRQGRRIIFARNLLDTLRRRELDATAEKLSAEIGLPHTPSQTGDYVTGTVRQRLNLGSGRFAMIDNGLGFQLVPWSPSLDRQMGKHISGVMRGDGGVDWSLGRGRGLGI; encoded by the coding sequence ATGACCGACGACAGCGATTTCCGTGTCCGGCCAGGCCGCATCCGCACGCGGCGCGGGCAACGCGCACGGCCCGCCATCGCGCAGGCTCTTGCCGCCGCCCAGCGAGCTGGAGGCCTTGGCGCGGGACGCGCGCGATCTTCAGGTGTGGGGTTTTCGACCTTCGGACGCGGGCGTGCGGCGAGCATTCGCGCCGCCCATCGCCTCGGTGGCCGGGCTCGCAACGTCGTAATCAAGGCGCGCGTGGTCCGGCATGGAGGCCGCTCGTCGCTTGGTGCACATCTCGATTACCTGCAACGCGACGGCGTCACCCGTGATGGCGAGCGTGGCATGCTATTCGGGACCGAGGGTGACGAATTCGACCGTAGCGAGTTTGCCGCGCGCTGCGAGGATGACCGGCACCATTTCCGCTTTATCGTCTCGCCCAAAGACGCCGGGCAAATGCGCGACCTCAAGACTTTCACGCGGGAACTGATGACGCAGATGGAACGGGATCTCGGCACCCGTCTCGACTGGCGCGGGGTCGAGCACTGGAACACCGACAACCCCCATGTCCATGTCATCGTTCGCGGCGTCGGCGAGGACGGCCGCGATCTCGTGATTTCGCGTGACTATATCCGCGAGGGAATGCGGGCACAGGCGCGCGAGATCGTCACGCAGGAACTCGGCCTGCGCACCGATCTCGAAATCCGCCAGTCGTTGGAGCGGCAAGTCGATGCCGAACGCTGGACCGATATCGATCACCGATTGGCACGAGAGCGCGACCGCAACGGCATCATCGACACTGCGCCCGAACGGGGAGCGCGGCCCGGTCCGGATCATGCGCTGCGCATCGGCCGCTTGCGCAAGCTCGAAGGGCTCGGCCTCGCCAGCGAGGTGGCGCCCGGTCAGTGGACCATGCGTGGCGATGCCGAAACCGCGCTGCGCGAATTGCAGGCGCGTGGTGACATCATCAAGCGGATGCACCGCGCCATGACAGAGCGGGGCATCGACCGGGGCGTCGGCAGTTATGTGCTTGAACCCGAACCTGGGCAGCCTCTAATGGGCAGGCTGGTCGAGCGTGGGTTGCACGACGAGCTGACCGGCAGGGCCTATGCGATCGTCGACGGCATCGACGGACGCACGCACCATATCCAGCTTCCCGACATCGCCGCAACCGGCGATTGCAGGCCCGGCGCAGTCGTCGAGCTAAGGCACTTCGAGGATCGCAAAGGCCGACAGCGGATGGCACTGGCCGTGCGCTCGGACTTCGACCTGAACGCACAGGTCCGCGCGCCCGGTGCTACCTGGCTCGATCGCCGAAACCTGTCGGGCGATGGACGTGATCTCGGGGGCGGTTTCGGGGCGGAGGTTCGGGTCGCGATGGAAGCACGGGCGGAGCATCTCGCCGACGAGGGCCTGGCGCGGCGGCAGGGGCGACGGATCATCTTCGCCCGCAATCTGCTCGATACGCTCCGGCGGCGGGAACTGGATGCCACCGCTGAGAAACTGTCGGCGGAAATCGGCCTGCCGCATACTCCGTCACAGACCGGCGATTACGTCACGGGCACGGTGCGCCAGCGTCTGAACCTTGGCTCGGGTCGCTTTGCCATGATCGACAATGGGCTCGGATTTCAGCTCGTGCCCTGGTCCCCCTCGCTCGACCGGCAGATGGGCAAGCACATCTCCGGCGTCATGCGTGGCGACGGCGGCGTGGACTGGTCGTTAGGGCGCGGACGGGGGTTGGGAATCTAA
- a CDS encoding lytic transglycosylase domain-containing protein translates to MVGLPSATAEPAHGTPGVHPYAVHVADAARRFGIPQDWIWAVMRIESNGERRAVSSAGAMGLMQIMPATWANLRARYRLGSDPFDPRDNIMAGAAYLREMHDRYGNAAAMLAAYNAGPGRYEQYLSRGRPLPRETRAYLTKLTAVTGNSGYAKLAAAPPPDPFAWRRAGLFPARADGIPNTEDAVTDEASDSSPTAPPGAVERPANGLFVSLSGQ, encoded by the coding sequence ATGGTCGGCTTGCCTTCGGCTACGGCAGAACCTGCACACGGCACTCCCGGAGTCCATCCCTACGCAGTGCATGTGGCCGATGCAGCGCGGCGGTTCGGCATTCCCCAGGACTGGATATGGGCAGTCATGCGCATCGAAAGCAACGGTGAGAGGCGCGCTGTTTCGTCCGCCGGAGCGATGGGCCTGATGCAGATCATGCCCGCAACCTGGGCCAACCTGCGCGCGCGTTATCGTCTCGGATCGGACCCGTTCGATCCGCGCGACAACATCATGGCGGGCGCAGCCTATCTGCGCGAGATGCACGACCGCTACGGCAACGCCGCTGCCATGCTGGCCGCCTACAATGCGGGGCCCGGCCGCTATGAACAGTATCTTTCACGCGGTCGTCCGCTGCCACGCGAGACGCGCGCCTATCTCACGAAGCTGACAGCGGTCACGGGTAATTCCGGCTACGCGAAGCTTGCTGCGGCGCCACCGCCCGATCCATTTGCCTGGCGCCGCGCGGGCCTGTTTCCCGCACGGGCAGATGGCATCCCGAATACGGAGGATGCAGTGACGGACGAAGCTTCGGATTCTTCGCCGACCGCGCCACCCGGTGCTGTCGAGCGGCCGGCAAACGGTCTTTTCGTATCGCTTTCAGGGCAATGA
- a CDS encoding S26 family signal peptidase produces MTRFGYVIATVVTAQAFIVLFVTVALADPRPRVLWNASASAPIGFYRIHADDDPPSGALVAVTPPRPWARWIAERGYLPEGVPLLKHVEAKAGQRVCRIGNMVSVDRRPVAVALDRDSQGRPLPVWQGCHNLRSGEFLFMNPSVPDSLDGRYFGPLSATTLLGRATPMLTRDTADGPLIWRGIAP; encoded by the coding sequence ATGACCCGCTTCGGCTATGTCATCGCCACGGTCGTTACCGCGCAGGCGTTTATCGTCTTGTTCGTCACGGTGGCGCTTGCCGATCCGCGTCCGCGCGTCCTCTGGAACGCCAGCGCGAGCGCACCGATCGGTTTCTACCGGATACACGCCGACGACGATCCGCCGTCCGGTGCATTGGTAGCTGTTACCCCGCCGCGGCCATGGGCACGCTGGATAGCCGAGCGCGGCTATCTCCCGGAAGGCGTGCCGCTTCTGAAACATGTCGAGGCAAAAGCGGGGCAGCGTGTTTGCCGCATCGGCAACATGGTCAGTGTCGATCGCCGGCCCGTTGCCGTTGCGCTGGATCGCGACAGCCAAGGCCGCCCGCTGCCGGTCTGGCAGGGGTGTCACAACCTCCGGTCGGGCGAATTTCTGTTCATGAACCCCTCCGTGCCTGACAGCCTGGACGGCCGCTATTTCGGACCGCTTTCGGCCACGACACTGCTGGGCCGCGCGACGCCGATGCTTACCCGCGACACGGCGGACGGACCGCTGATCTGGCGGGGAATCGCGCCATGA
- a CDS encoding DUF2840 domain-containing protein produces MNNDAPGGARGGRALGSARKQLTEVELTWIEKKFEHWIRFGRIAQDRIVTRKTRVVGFQPGAIFAFVRWMANDYGTISSRIDVLRAVAHGEAYTTLPFVRPGGEILLHIEGWPKVNQVLSAIDSVEAAGVDPCEAAPDHWRHVHNRIAAGQSPRPYTMERHLAWLKRREIEG; encoded by the coding sequence ATGAATAACGACGCACCGGGCGGTGCGCGCGGAGGCCGCGCATTGGGCTCGGCACGCAAGCAGCTGACCGAAGTCGAACTGACCTGGATCGAGAAGAAGTTCGAGCACTGGATACGCTTCGGCCGAATTGCGCAGGACCGCATTGTCACGCGCAAGACCCGCGTCGTCGGCTTCCAACCCGGCGCGATCTTCGCCTTCGTCCGCTGGATGGCGAACGACTATGGAACGATCAGTTCGCGCATCGATGTGCTGCGCGCCGTCGCGCACGGCGAAGCCTACACGACCTTGCCGTTCGTGCGGCCCGGAGGAGAGATTCTGCTTCACATCGAGGGCTGGCCGAAGGTCAATCAGGTGTTGTCCGCGATCGACAGTGTGGAGGCCGCCGGTGTCGATCCCTGCGAAGCCGCACCAGATCATTGGCGCCATGTTCACAACCGTATCGCCGCCGGGCAAAGCCCGCGGCCCTATACGATGGAACGTCACCTTGCCTGGCTCAAGCGGCGGGAGATCGAGGGATGA
- a CDS encoding replication initiator protein A gives MGVAQSPSTRSGAERTQLELFRSVPGNLTPRDAQDLMAWPFFSLAKSRRIAPIDFSMGKTRISVEAVPEHGMATIWDADVLIWAASQLIEARDAGRPTSRLMITTPHEILAFTRRGTGKASYERLKAALDRLQSTTVATSIRQEHQRRRHRFSWINEWRELADGQGRALGIELILPDWFYAGVLDRALVLTIDRAYFDLTGGLERWLYRIVRKHGGRQEGGWSFDIPHLHMKSGVLSPLRRFAFELRAIVARQPLPGYVLKLEKALGRDRLNFAPIPEHPLDAAMRRMGIDAVDNRS, from the coding sequence ATGGGCGTTGCACAGTCTCCTTCCACCCGCTCCGGCGCCGAACGGACGCAGCTGGAACTGTTCCGTTCGGTTCCCGGCAATCTCACGCCGCGCGATGCGCAGGATCTGATGGCCTGGCCATTTTTCAGTCTGGCCAAGAGCAGGCGCATAGCGCCGATCGATTTCAGTATGGGCAAGACCCGCATATCGGTCGAGGCCGTGCCAGAACATGGCATGGCGACCATTTGGGATGCCGACGTGCTGATCTGGGCGGCAAGCCAGCTCATCGAGGCGCGCGATGCCGGCCGGCCCACTTCGCGTCTCATGATAACGACGCCGCACGAGATATTGGCGTTCACCCGGCGCGGCACCGGCAAGGCAAGCTACGAACGGCTCAAGGCTGCGCTCGACCGGCTGCAATCCACCACTGTAGCAACGTCGATCCGGCAGGAGCATCAGCGTCGCCGTCATCGCTTCTCGTGGATCAACGAATGGCGTGAACTAGCGGACGGCCAGGGCCGGGCGCTCGGGATCGAGTTGATCCTGCCGGACTGGTTCTATGCTGGTGTGCTCGACCGCGCGCTCGTGCTGACGATAGACCGGGCCTATTTCGATTTGACTGGCGGACTGGAGCGCTGGCTTTACCGCATCGTGCGCAAGCATGGCGGGAGGCAGGAAGGCGGTTGGAGCTTCGACATTCCCCACCTTCACATGAAGTCCGGCGTGCTTTCGCCGCTGCGCCGCTTCGCTTTCGAGTTGCGCGCGATCGTCGCCCGCCAGCCTCTACCCGGTTACGTCCTCAAGCTCGAAAAGGCACTTGGCCGTGATCGGCTGAACTTCGCGCCCATCCCGGAGCATCCACTCGACGCCGCCATGCGCCGAATGGGCATCGACGCTGTGGATAACCGGTCATGA
- a CDS encoding helix-turn-helix transcriptional regulator: MDAVPAPIRPRYLRTPDAAVHLGLSPRTLEKHRCFGTGPAYHKLGGRIVYRVDDLEAWAEQGLRRSTSDPGNGVVHPAKRLPTGCVRR; this comes from the coding sequence ATGGACGCCGTTCCAGCCCCAATACGCCCGCGTTACTTGCGCACCCCGGACGCAGCTGTTCACCTGGGTCTGTCGCCCCGCACGCTTGAGAAGCACCGCTGTTTCGGCACCGGACCTGCCTACCACAAGCTGGGTGGGCGGATTGTGTATCGAGTAGACGATCTCGAAGCATGGGCTGAACAGGGATTGCGCCGTTCGACCTCCGATCCTGGCAATGGCGTTGTCCACCCAGCCAAGCGCCTCCCCACTGGTTGCGTGCGACGCTGA
- a CDS encoding DUF2285 domain-containing protein: MEPAHWSPGVLGTTIICQRRTSLILGKPPWSKVRTHNCSCTDGEHSILQIGSARFRLWVQRNSQSDAAIFVLPDDGFVLLRTEAMRDFLVALWGRKRRATNPLIAPTAYQRQRLARLLTILDARLAGASTHEIAFSQIFPKMRPLKGATWKGSSERRHTLRLMAEARRLASTGYRQILSHIPPHCRLS; encoded by the coding sequence ATGGAACCCGCGCACTGGTCTCCAGGCGTGCTCGGCACGACAATCATCTGCCAAAGACGCACCAGCCTGATTCTTGGAAAGCCACCCTGGAGTAAGGTCAGGACCCACAATTGCAGCTGTACGGATGGGGAACATTCCATCTTACAGATTGGTTCGGCACGATTTCGACTCTGGGTTCAGCGCAACAGTCAATCAGACGCTGCTATCTTCGTCTTGCCCGACGACGGCTTCGTGCTCCTTCGGACCGAAGCAATGCGAGACTTTCTAGTTGCCTTGTGGGGCCGAAAGCGCCGTGCCACCAACCCTCTGATTGCTCCCACCGCATACCAGCGTCAGCGGTTGGCAAGGCTGCTGACCATCCTGGATGCGCGGCTGGCAGGAGCCAGCACCCACGAGATCGCCTTTTCCCAGATCTTTCCGAAAATGCGGCCGTTGAAGGGCGCCACATGGAAAGGTTCGAGCGAGAGACGCCACACGCTGCGCCTTATGGCGGAAGCAAGAAGATTGGCGTCGACCGGCTACAGGCAAATCCTTTCCCACATTCCGCCCCATTGCCGCCTCAGTTGA
- a CDS encoding transcriptional regulator domain-containing protein, producing the protein MSGNTSWQSPDTNGRYENHDDADFAQEFLRRNPDYRRDFSRTEQRVALAPELAVKEREGLARRWGLSFPLRSGKISNYGTRALVSRRARHDNHLPKTHQPDSWKATLE; encoded by the coding sequence ATGTCTGGTAATACATCATGGCAATCGCCCGACACGAACGGTCGATATGAGAACCACGATGACGCTGATTTCGCGCAGGAATTTTTGCGACGAAACCCGGATTACCGCCGGGACTTTTCCAGAACCGAGCAACGCGTTGCATTAGCCCCCGAACTTGCCGTGAAAGAGAGGGAGGGTCTGGCTCGACGGTGGGGCCTTAGTTTTCCCCTGCGATCCGGAAAAATCTCCAATTATGGAACCCGCGCACTGGTCTCCAGGCGTGCTCGGCACGACAATCATCTGCCAAAGACGCACCAGCCTGATTCTTGGAAAGCCACCCTGGAGTAA
- a CDS encoding DNA -binding domain-containing protein, with protein MISTGFEVTPPQADTITDYDERNFVTYLRLLDAVAEGADWREVAAIIFHIDAHAEPERAKTVYETHLARARWMARAGYRQLATQR; from the coding sequence ATGATCTCGACTGGATTTGAGGTTACTCCTCCTCAGGCTGACACCATCACTGATTATGACGAGCGGAACTTCGTGACTTATCTCCGCTTGCTCGACGCCGTTGCGGAAGGCGCAGATTGGCGGGAGGTTGCCGCCATCATCTTTCATATCGATGCGCACGCTGAGCCTGAGCGGGCCAAAACGGTTTACGAGACTCATCTCGCGCGTGCGCGCTGGATGGCCCGTGCCGGCTATCGGCAACTGGCCACCCAACGATAG
- a CDS encoding helix-turn-helix domain-containing protein, which translates to MASKHRFDEYTPWLNTLQCHFVSGMSLRETFALNLRQTREAVGLSQEELAHRAQIDRTYVSSLERCQYAATLDVIERLARALNADPASLLQKPVDLHQS; encoded by the coding sequence TTGGCGAGCAAGCACCGATTTGACGAGTATACTCCGTGGTTAAATACTCTGCAATGCCACTTTGTCAGTGGCATGAGCTTGCGTGAGACATTTGCGCTGAATCTCCGGCAGACCCGGGAAGCTGTGGGACTTTCTCAAGAGGAATTGGCTCACCGTGCCCAAATCGACCGCACTTATGTCAGCAGTCTTGAACGCTGCCAGTACGCTGCGACTCTGGATGTAATCGAAAGGCTGGCCAGGGCATTGAATGCCGACCCGGCCTCGTTGCTGCAAAAGCCGGTCGATCTTCATCAAAGCTAG
- a CDS encoding DUF736 domain-containing protein codes for MANIGNFTKTSNGYKGEIVTMSVQQKNVRIVEESEQASENAPSHRVFVGRAEIGAAWSKQSQEGRDYLSVKLDDPSFVAPIYANLFADDDGENFSLIWTRSRKTNGE; via the coding sequence ATGGCCAACATCGGCAACTTCACCAAGACGTCCAACGGTTACAAGGGCGAAATCGTCACCATGAGCGTGCAGCAGAAGAATGTGCGCATCGTCGAAGAAAGCGAACAGGCAAGCGAAAACGCGCCCTCGCACCGAGTCTTTGTCGGCCGCGCCGAAATCGGTGCCGCGTGGAGCAAGCAGAGCCAGGAAGGTCGCGACTACCTTTCGGTTAAGCTGGACGATCCGAGTTTCGTCGCTCCGATCTACGCGAACCTTTTCGCCGATGATGATGGCGAGAACTTCAGCCTGATCTGGACCCGCAGCCGGAAAACGAACGGCGAATAA
- a CDS encoding ParB/RepB/Spo0J family partition protein: MQIVQIPLERLSVSALNMRRGRKLPDVSDILPSVKARGVLSPLFVRGVSSPKRDVGGKPEHFEILAGKRRYFASIEAAKECGGERSLPCIVIGEGDDAEALEISMIENLLRQEPDEVTQWESFTRLVKEGRSVDDIAATFALTETQVKRILALGNLLPHIREAYRADEIDAATMRHLTLASKAQQKAWLALFDDPETYAPRGSQLKSWLFGGTSISTAVALFDLESYSGQIVADLFGEDGYFADSDAFWQAQMAEVEKRKAAYLEAGWADAVIVPPIEQFSIWEFDHASKRKGGRVYIQLRVNGEAVFHEGYVTRREAQAAAKRARGEQVDEKPNRPELTATLASYVDLHRHAVVREALASDSALALRVAVAHMICGSVHWSVKPADHFSRNAAINDSVSGCSAEAAYSARRKQLLDLLGFDVERESLCQDRYGADLVPLVLRLLALSDEQVMQIMAFAMAETLAIGSELIELLGSHLAIDMADHWQADDAFFGLLRDKEVLVAILSEVGGAAVASANATEKGATLKGLIADHLTGVNGRPKVERWVPRWMTFPPSAYTARGGVGTVAAADRARWLAESDDTDRETCGGGDRGIEVRPDAPALEENEPLAA, encoded by the coding sequence ATGCAGATCGTCCAGATTCCGCTCGAGCGACTTTCCGTTTCGGCCCTCAATATGCGGCGCGGCCGCAAGCTGCCCGACGTCAGTGACATATTACCATCGGTGAAGGCGCGCGGCGTGCTGTCGCCGCTGTTCGTCCGCGGCGTTTCTTCCCCCAAGCGGGATGTTGGCGGCAAGCCCGAGCATTTCGAGATACTGGCGGGCAAGCGGCGCTATTTCGCCAGTATCGAAGCCGCCAAGGAATGCGGCGGCGAACGCAGCCTTCCCTGCATCGTCATCGGCGAAGGCGACGACGCAGAGGCGCTCGAAATCTCGATGATCGAGAACCTGCTGCGGCAGGAACCCGATGAGGTCACGCAATGGGAGAGCTTCACCCGCCTCGTGAAGGAAGGACGCAGCGTCGATGACATTGCCGCAACCTTCGCGCTCACCGAAACGCAGGTGAAACGTATTCTCGCGCTCGGCAATCTCCTGCCGCACATCCGTGAAGCCTACCGCGCCGACGAGATCGACGCGGCAACCATGCGTCACCTGACACTCGCGAGCAAAGCGCAGCAAAAGGCTTGGCTGGCGCTCTTCGACGATCCCGAAACCTATGCCCCGCGCGGCAGCCAGCTCAAATCATGGCTGTTCGGCGGTACGTCGATTTCGACCGCTGTCGCACTGTTCGATCTGGAAAGCTATTCCGGCCAGATCGTTGCCGATCTGTTTGGCGAGGATGGCTATTTCGCGGACAGCGATGCCTTCTGGCAAGCGCAGATGGCCGAGGTGGAAAAGCGCAAGGCCGCCTATCTCGAAGCGGGCTGGGCCGATGCGGTGATCGTCCCGCCCATCGAGCAATTCTCGATCTGGGAATTTGACCATGCGTCGAAGCGCAAAGGCGGGCGCGTCTATATTCAGTTGCGCGTCAATGGCGAGGCGGTGTTCCACGAAGGCTATGTGACCCGCCGCGAAGCGCAGGCGGCGGCGAAACGCGCGCGCGGCGAGCAGGTGGACGAGAAGCCAAACCGGCCCGAACTGACTGCGACGCTGGCAAGCTATGTCGATCTTCATCGGCATGCCGTAGTGCGCGAGGCTCTGGCAAGCGACTCCGCGCTCGCCTTGCGAGTGGCCGTTGCGCACATGATCTGCGGTTCGGTTCACTGGAGCGTCAAACCAGCGGATCATTTCAGCCGCAATGCGGCGATAAATGACAGCGTTTCCGGTTGTTCCGCCGAGGCTGCCTATTCGGCGCGCCGTAAACAGCTTCTCGATCTGCTGGGCTTCGATGTCGAGCGCGAGAGTCTGTGTCAGGACCGATATGGGGCCGACCTCGTGCCGCTGGTGCTGCGCCTGCTGGCGTTGAGCGATGAACAGGTGATGCAGATCATGGCGTTCGCCATGGCGGAGACGCTTGCCATCGGCAGCGAGCTGATCGAACTTCTGGGTTCGCACCTTGCCATCGACATGGCTGATCACTGGCAGGCCGACGATGCCTTCTTCGGGCTTCTGCGCGACAAGGAAGTACTGGTGGCAATCCTGTCCGAAGTCGGTGGCGCTGCCGTCGCCAGCGCCAATGCGACTGAAAAAGGCGCCACGCTCAAGGGGCTGATCGCCGACCACCTGACCGGCGTGAACGGACGCCCCAAGGTCGAGCGGTGGGTGCCGCGCTGGATGACCTTCCCGCCTTCTGCCTATACTGCGCGCGGCGGGGTCGGAACGGTAGCCGCCGCTGATCGCGCACGCTGGCTCGCCGAATCTGACGATACCGATAGGGAAACCTGCGGCGGTGGGGATCGCGGGATCGAGGTCAGGCCCGATGCGCCGGCCCTGGAGGAGAATGAGCCGTTGGCCGCCTGA
- a CDS encoding DUF2958 domain-containing protein, whose translation MDLLTPSLHESLLANGRCEGDHLPVVKFFNPVGAATWLFSELDGDGDTLFGLCDLGFGFPELGSASLSEIVSVRLPFGLSIERDLSFAATHPLSVYAEAARLCGQITQHPDHLARAEAALSRERRHSPP comes from the coding sequence ATGGACCTTCTCACTCCATCACTTCACGAGAGTCTGCTGGCCAATGGCCGATGCGAGGGCGACCACCTGCCGGTCGTCAAGTTCTTCAATCCCGTTGGCGCGGCGACCTGGCTGTTTTCCGAACTCGACGGCGACGGAGATACGCTGTTCGGTCTGTGTGATCTTGGTTTCGGTTTTCCGGAACTCGGATCGGCCAGCCTGTCCGAAATCGTTTCGGTGCGCCTGCCATTCGGCCTCTCCATTGAGCGCGATCTTTCCTTCGCCGCGACGCACCCGCTTTCGGTCTACGCCGAAGCCGCGCGGCTTTGCGGCCAGATCACCCAGCATCCCGATCACCTTGCCCGTGCGGAAGCGGCGCTGTCGCGCGAGCGGAGACATTCGCCGCCGTAG
- a CDS encoding ArdC family protein: protein MARGKSKVRNDGRRGRAARSAARGERSRASLYDEVTATIIGQLEEGVFPWVRPWSKAKAAPGLPHNAVTKRPYSGINILVLWGAVIEGGYPSQDWLTFRQALAAGGCVRKGERGRTIFYADRFTPKDADDGHGREQVESGEEVRSIPFLKRFTVFNAAQCDGLPAGLVSEPAPLPERELHCAAEDLIAASGADFRIGGAQAFYSPSADFVMVPPQPAFHHQIDYYRTALHELGHWTGHRSRLDREQTGRFGSAPYAREELVAELASAFLCAALGIEPTVRHADYLGSWLEVLRADNRAIFKAASQASKAAEFLLQYGAAAKEQAA, encoded by the coding sequence ATGGCGCGTGGAAAGTCAAAGGTTCGGAATGATGGCAGGCGTGGAAGGGCGGCGCGCAGCGCCGCGCGCGGGGAGCGTTCCCGCGCTTCGCTCTACGATGAAGTCACAGCGACGATCATCGGGCAGCTTGAAGAAGGCGTATTCCCGTGGGTTAGGCCATGGAGCAAGGCCAAGGCCGCGCCGGGCCTGCCGCACAATGCAGTGACCAAGCGTCCCTATTCGGGAATCAATATCCTTGTTCTGTGGGGAGCCGTCATCGAGGGCGGCTATCCTTCGCAGGACTGGCTCACCTTTCGGCAGGCGCTGGCCGCTGGCGGTTGCGTTCGCAAGGGTGAACGCGGGCGCACGATATTCTATGCCGACCGCTTCACTCCGAAGGACGCCGATGACGGACATGGGCGCGAGCAGGTCGAGAGCGGCGAGGAAGTCCGCTCAATCCCGTTTCTCAAACGGTTTACTGTATTCAATGCCGCGCAGTGCGACGGCCTGCCCGCTGGGCTGGTCAGCGAGCCAGCGCCATTGCCCGAACGCGAGTTGCACTGCGCTGCCGAAGACCTGATCGCAGCCAGCGGCGCGGATTTCAGGATTGGCGGGGCGCAGGCTTTCTATTCGCCGTCTGCCGATTTCGTGATGGTGCCGCCACAACCGGCCTTTCATCACCAGATCGACTATTACCGCACCGCCTTGCACGAGCTGGGCCACTGGACCGGCCACCGTTCGCGGCTTGATCGCGAGCAGACAGGACGCTTCGGGTCAGCTCCCTATGCGCGTGAGGAACTGGTTGCGGAACTGGCCTCCGCGTTCCTCTGTGCGGCGCTCGGCATCGAACCAACGGTGCGCCATGCCGACTATCTCGGCAGCTGGCTCGAAGTGCTGCGCGCCGACAATCGCGCGATCTTCAAGGCCGCCAGTCAGGCCAGCAAGGCTGCCGAGTTCCTGCTGCAATACGGCGCTGCCGCCAAGGAGCAGGCGGCGTGA
- a CDS encoding usg protein, whose amino-acid sequence MSDRAFIAQIEGYGLTTAEIYYFLPDHPSLVQLFAWQEYDAAPDFPVLFGFLDHWRREIEAEIQSVRIAHEQLIRPAEWQAVDGVISLD is encoded by the coding sequence ATGAGCGATCGAGCCTTTATTGCCCAAATTGAAGGGTACGGGCTGACGACTGCGGAAATCTATTATTTCCTTCCCGACCATCCTTCGCTTGTGCAGCTCTTTGCGTGGCAGGAGTATGATGCGGCGCCGGATTTTCCGGTCCTGTTCGGGTTTCTCGACCATTGGCGTAGAGAAATCGAGGCGGAGATCCAGTCGGTCCGGATTGCTCATGAGCAGTTGATACGGCCTGCCGAATGGCAAGCTGTCGATGGTGTAATCTCGCTGGACTGA
- the groES gene encoding co-chaperone GroES has translation MHFRPLHDRVLVRRIEAEEKTAGGIIIPDTAKEKPTEGEVVAVGSGARDETGKLVELDVKAGDHILFGKWSGTEVRIEGEDLLIMKENDILGIIEHTAELKKAA, from the coding sequence ATGCATTTCCGCCCCTTGCACGATCGTGTGCTGGTTCGCCGCATCGAAGCGGAAGAGAAAACCGCAGGCGGCATTATCATCCCTGACACCGCGAAGGAGAAACCGACGGAGGGCGAAGTTGTCGCCGTCGGGTCCGGCGCGCGCGATGAAACCGGCAAGCTGGTCGAACTCGATGTCAAAGCCGGCGATCACATTCTGTTCGGAAAGTGGTCCGGCACCGAAGTGCGGATCGAAGGCGAAGATCTGCTCATCATGAAGGAGAACGACATCCTGGGCATTATCGAGCACACCGCCGAGCTCAAGAAAGCGGCGTAA